The DNA sequence GGCGACGACGAGAACGACGAGGAAAGGCGCGCGCAGCAGCAGGGCTACGGCCGCGGCGGCGATACCGCCGACACGGGCGGGGTCGAAGACCAACTGCTGACCGCCGTCGGTCGCGGTCTGTACGGTGATCAGCGCCGCAAGCAGCGCCACCGGGACCGCCATCGCGAAGCGCTGCACGAGAGGATGGTCGAGCAGCCGCCGCGGTGCCGAGAGGCCGGCCAGCTTCAGCAGGTAGCAGCCCGCGCAGGTGCCGATGATCACCGCCCAGAGCGCCATG is a window from the Streptomonospora litoralis genome containing:
- a CDS encoding AzlD domain-containing protein, coding for MALWAVIIGTCAGCYLLKLAGLSAPRRLLDHPLVQRFAMAVPVALLAALITVQTATDGGQQLVFDPARVGGIAAAAVALLLRAPFLVVLVVAAATAAGLRLLGL